The sequence GTTCATAATCTTCTCAACTTTTAATTTTCATCCACGAAGGCCGAAGCAAGCGTTTTCCCTCGGGATATATGGTTCTTGATCTCTGAGGTTTCTTCTTGCCTTTTACTTTTATGCTTTGGATTTGTCATTTTTCTCTGATTCTCTGATTCTCTGATTCTCTGATCTGCTTtcgaggtttttttttaaaaaaatttccattgGATTTAGCTTACCTTTTTGTGAGTGTTCATGCCTGATGATCGCAcattaattgtttgattaacTCTCcgaatttgcttttttttttttttttttttttNNNNNNNNNNNNNNNNNNNNNNNNNNNNNNNNNNNNNNNNNNNNNNNNNNNNNNNNNNNNNNNNNNNNNNNNNNNNNNNNNNNNNNNNNNNNNNNNNNNNNNNNNNNNNNNNNNNNNNNNNNNNNNNNNNNNNNNNNNNNNNNNNNNNNNNNNNNNNNNNNNNNNNNNNNNNNNNNNNNNNNNNNNNNNNNNNNNNNNNNNNNNNNNNNNNNNNNNNNNNNNNNNNNNNNNNNNNNNNNNNNNNNNNNNNNNNNNNNNNNNNNNNNNNNNNNtttttttttttttttttttttttttaaataaaaaattattgagttCGGAACAAAGacgattgtgtttttttttctcaagcgAATTAGATCACGCAAATGATAATTTCGGGCTAATAGTTATATTTACTTAAATGcgaaatcagttttttttttttttttttttaattctgacTTTGTGTAGTTTTTTAGATTTGTAAACAATGTTTCACtcaaatgtatttttttttttgttgttgttgttgttgaatgtgATGATGTCTTTTTCCAGGAAAGAAGATAGAAACAATGTCGTCTGAGTCACCGAATTTGCCTCCACCTGCTGCTGTAACAATACCAGATGATCAGCCACCTCCTCCTGCTGCTGTTTCTGCATCCCCTGCTGTTGTAGAAGCTGGAAGCGATAATTCACCTAAAGGTGTTGCATCAAAACTATCTGCTTCTGGGATATCAACGTgggctaaaaatttgaaagttccTCAGCCGTTTGCTTCCACACACAACGACTCTGCTGTGGAGACTAACGAAAAGTCTGCTTTTGCAAAGTTTACGAGCGGGTTAGGGCTTCGTTTATCTCCGAAATCTCCTCAACCTAATGAGACCACGGATGGGACTTCATCAACTGCTACAGAATCTAGTTTCATTGGGACGATTACCAAAGGTTTGGTTGATACTTCAAAGAATGCTGTCAAGGCAGTGCAAGTCAAGGCTCGACATGCTGTATCCCAGAACAAAAGAAGATATCAGGTGCTGTTAACTTGTACTTATAAGTTTTTGTGTCATATGATAGCTTGTTTCCTCAAACCAAATGTTACTTGTGGTTTAGGAAGGAGGATTTGATTTGGATCTGACGTACATAACAGAGAACATTATTGCAATGGGGTTTCCTGCTGGTGATATGAGTTCTGGCTTTTTTGGATATGTCGAGGTGAGTCAATTTTTAGCATGCTTGTTGTAATCGTTTCCCATGGGTTTTTTTGAAGTTAATATGATATGACCAATATTTGTTCAAACATTATTGTAGGGTTTCTACCGTAACCAAATGGAAGAAGTTATCAACTTTCTTGAAACTCAACACAAGGTACTATTATTACTTATTTGTTAGCAAATCAAATTAATCCCTTATCTTTGGCCATATGATGCATTTTTTGCTGTTTCTCTTGTTAATCTAGTTAGTTCTCTCTTTTGTATCACTTGGAAATTCTTAACATGGAGACTGGTTCACTTCACCTTATGTTATTAGTTCTTGATCATGTGCAGCTCTGCCTAATTAGATATTGTCGAGTGGATGGTTCCACTCAAATTGAAGAGGCTGTAACATATTAGTCTGTGTAGACTTATATTGAGTTTCTTGACTTTTGTGATATTAGTTGGATTTCAGGGATATAAGAATTTATAATTGGTATTCGATATTCatattatgtatatttatttcgAACGTGTACAATGTCATCTTGCCATCTTCCTTTTggaaattaatttatgtatgatGCGTTTTGCAGTTAGCTACAGCCTTGGTAGGTTTGGCTCTTCTCTTGTGCTATTCATataattgatttcttttttttatgtaggCAAAATACAAGGTTTACAATCTTTGTTCAGAGAGGTTGTATGATGTATCATTATTTGAAGGGAAGGTATGCCATCCTCTTTTCCTTGCATTTGACAAACATGGCCTCCTCAACAAAGAATGTCTTactcaaaataaagaaaatttgctCTGTAGATCTTCCAATGCACTATTTCAAGTTTCTTTAGCTCTGAAGTACTTATGAAACAGTATCCATCGAAAAGATTGTTTACATCTTTGCATATGTACTAAGTTGTGAATCTTGTGATAATTTGCTCATTTCTTACCTGAATCGTTGGACATGATCATATCAAAACCTGCTGCAGTGAAGTGGCTTAATTCTCTGCTACAGATAATATAGCCACTTCTTTTATACAGCATGCTTTCTTTTTCTAGGGTGGTTACtatgatgtatatataatgCGGGCACAGTTGTTTACTATTTACCCTCCATCTTTTGTCCGTATTAGTGTCCCTATACATCTTACTTTGTGCTGATTATTTTACCTCCAGGTGGCCAGTTTCCCATTTGATGATCATAATTGCCCGCCAATCCATTTGATCACCTCATTCTGCCAAAGTGCATATTCATGGTTGAAGGAGGACATTGAGAATGTTGTGGTTGTTCACTGTAAGGCTGGCATGGCAAGGACAGGGCTTATGATATGTAGTCTTCTGTTGTATCTGAAGGTAAGAAATTCATTCTAATGCTGTATAAAACAATCCATCACACGGAACCAATCATGATTCCTTTTCTTATCTAGTTCTTTCCGACTGCCGAAGAGTGCATGGATTTCTACAACCAGAAACGATGTGTGGATGGAAAAGGACTTGTGCTACCCAGCCAAATTGTAAGTctagttttgtaatttatataattaagccGCTCATGAAGACATTATTTACTCTTCTGCGGAAATTTGAGTCTGTTTAAATCATTATTTGTAGAGATATGTGAAATACTTTGAACGAATTTTAACCTACTTCAACGGGGAAAACCAACCTGGCCGTAGGTAAGCATCTTATTGACTTATTCTATACCTTGATATAGCATACAGTTGTTTATTGAGAtcgaacaatttttttttttaggtgtaTGCTTAGGGGATTCCGGCTCCATAGGTGTCCCTATTGGATTAGGCCATCCATCACTATTTCAGATCATAATGGTGTGTTGGCCGATCCATTGCTTCATGACAACATATAAAGCCAGTATCATGCAGAGCTAACATCTTACTGTAAATTATATGCAGGTGTTCTCTTTACCACGAAAAAACATCCTCGGACCAAGGATCTCTCGGTACGTTATTGTTATTACCTTGTCGTTATCTAGTATTTTGTTAAGGCCTTTGTAAATTCACATTTAGTggaatttttatgattttgcagCCTGAAGACTTTTGGTTCAGTGCCCCAAAGAAAGGGGTTATGGTCTTCGCCTTACCCGGAGAGCCAGGTCTAACAGAATTGGCTGGGGACTTCAAAATCCATTTTCATGACCGCCAAGGAGATTTTTACTGGTTAGGAAGCTAGGACCGTTATCCAAAACTCATTATTACTtacatctcttttatattttgcTTCTCTCACTACTATTTTTTGAATGCTCTTGTCAGCTGGTTAAACACGACAATGATGGAAAATAGAGTGATCCTAAAAACCAGTGAGCTTGACGCGTTTGACAAGGTATAATATAACTGAATCCTTGACTCTGTGTGTGAAGTCTGATTGGGGGGTCTTTCTCCATCAATCCTCCTGTTTTGAAATGATATATCTTTGTGTTTAACCTTTGTTTCAATGCAGAGGAAGCTACCGTCGCCTGGATTTATGGTTGAAGTTGTTCTTGCTGATATAAATGCAACAATCCCTACGAACCCTAGTTCTGAAACAGCATCCACAACACCGGAAGAAACTCCAGCAGCTAATGCTTCCCCCGTAGACGGCTCTGCATCGGTTCCAGGACCcaataaagaaacagagaatccTGATAAGGACGATGTGTTCTCTGATAACGAAGGAGACTCGACTGGCCCGACCAAAACCACATCATCGGCTTCTTCTCAAACCCCAGAAGCCAAACGGAGTGCAGATGAAACCTCTGTTCTCGCTAAAGCGACTGAGAAAGTGTCTCTTTCTGGAAACAAGGGATCATCACAGCCCGTGCAAGGAGGAACAACGGTTAGCAAGGCTGAAGCAACAGAGAAACCCTCTGGGGCTGGGGTCAATCCTTCTTCAAGCTCAGAGAGTGAGTTCAAAGTCATGGCTGCTGATGCATCAGTGTTCTCATTTGGGGATGAAGACGACTTTGAAAGCGATTGAAGAAAGGGTGATCAAAAGAAGGAAGATGTGTACATAAAAACAGGGAATGTTAAATCCATTCATTGTGTTGTGATGTTGAATTCtacgggttttttttttgctttaccgTATCGCTGTGTTCTTTTTAGTATTATACTGCACAAAATTATACACGGGTTGCTTACGTCTTTGTGTTATATGACTTTTGCATTTGGAATCATAAAACAATCAATGATTTCTTACTTCGTCGTAAGTAGAGATACTTCCAAAATCCATTTTTCCTTGCATTAGGTCGAATCTTCTACTTGCTTATCTAATAAACAGACGGCTACTCACGCCACGCGAAGTCTGACAATGAGGGTTTAACTCCTTGGCGAAGACCTCGCTCCACGAACCACTTGCTCCCAATCctattccttttttcttttttttttttttttaaaaggatatTGGTATATTAAGATGGACAGATATTACAATACAATGAGTTTGAGTACATCACTATTGAATACATCACAAGGATCTTAAGGATCAAAACTCTAAAGGTGACTCTGGAAGTTTTCAAACCATAGGTAGAGATAAGTATCTTGAGGTAAAACGATAGAGTTAGCCATGTTGTCTAGTGCAATTAGCTTCCTCCTGAGTAGTAGTTGTATCTCTTTCCTCAAGCGTTCTGTGGGTCGGAAGTCTGTTGAATGAATTCTCGCATTCCTCTCAGTCCAAACGAAGTATAGTAAGACGTGAAATAGTAGCTTGCATATCACATTGAGCTTCGTATTTGTGGTAGGCCTTTTAATCCAAAGCAGAAAACCACTGAAAGATGTTGGCAATTGGGGCAATAGGTGAGCGAAGAAGTCAAACCATAAGACCTTGGAGTACGAACATTGGAAAGAGATGATCCCTTGATTCAGTTCCGTTTAGGCAGAGTAGACAGGAGTCGGGGACCTGGATATTCCATCTTCTCATTTTGTCTCTTGTTGTGAGTCTGTTCAAAATTGTAAGCCAAGCCATGAAAGACATTTTTGGGATTTGCTCCTTGAACCATACCTGTGAGTGCCATGAAACCCGGGGTCCAGCGGGGTGCAGATGCTTCCATGTTCTCATGAAGGAGAATGACCCATTTGATTGATCTGGTGANNNNNNNNNNNNNNNNNNNNNNNNNNNNNNNNNNNNNNNNNNNNNNNNNNNNNNNNNNNNNNNNNNNNNNNNNNNNNNNNNNNNNNNNNNNNNNNNNNNNNNNNNNNNNNNNNNNNNNNNNNNNNNNNNNNNNNNNNNNNNNNNNNNNNNNNNNNNNNNNNNNNNNNNNNNNNNNNNNNNNNNNNNNNNNNNNNNNNNNNNNNNNNNNNNNNNNNNNNNNNNNNNNNNNNNNNNNNNNNNNNNNNNNNNNNNNNNNNNNNNNNNNNNNNNNNNNNNNNNNNNNNNNNNNNNNNNNNNNNNNNNNNNNNNNNNNNNNNNNNNNNNNNNNNNNNNNNNNNNNNNNNNNNNNNNNNNNNNNNNNNNNNNNNNNNNNNNNNNNNNNNNNNNNNNNNNNNNNNNNNNNNNNNNNNNNNNNNNNNNNNNNNNNNNNNNNNNNNNNNNNNNNNNNNNNNNNNNNNNNNNNNNNNNNNNNNNNNNNNNNNNNNNNNNNNNNNNNNNNNNNNNNNNNNNNNNNNNNNNNNNNNNNNNNNNNNNNNNNNNNNNNNNNNNNNNNNNNNNNNNNNNNNNNNNNNNNNNNNNNNNNNNNNNNNNNNNNNNNNNNNNNNNNNNNNNNNNNNNNNNNNNNNNNNNNNNNNNNNNNNNNNNNNNNNNNNNNNNNNNNNNNNNNNNNNNNNNNNNNNNNNNNNNNNNNNNNNNNNNNNNNNNNNNNNNNNNNNNNNNNNNNNNNNNNNNNNNNNNNNNNNNNNNNNNNNNNNNNNNNNNNNNNNNNNNNNNNNNNNNNNNNNNNNNNNNNNNNNNNNNNNNNNNNNNNNNNNNNNNNNNNNNNNNNNNNNNNNNNNNNNNNNNNNNNNNNNNNNNNNNNNNNNNNNNNNNNNNNNNNNNNNNNNNNNNNNNNNNNNNNNNNNNNNNNNNNNNNNNNNNNNNNNNNNNNNNNNNNNNNNNNNNNNNNNNNNNNNNNNNNNNNNNNNNNNNNNNNNNNNNNNNNNNNNNNNNNNNNNNNNN comes from Camelina sativa cultivar DH55 chromosome 19, Cs, whole genome shotgun sequence and encodes:
- the LOC104765809 gene encoding phosphatidylinositol 3,4,5-trisphosphate 3-phosphatase and protein-tyrosine-phosphatase PTEN2A — translated: MSSESPNLPPPAAVTIPDDQPPPPAAVSASPAVVEAGSDNSPKGVASKLSASGISTWAKNLKVPQPFASTHNDSAVETNEKSAFAKFTSGLGLRLSPKSPQPNETTDGTSSTATESSFIGTITKGLVDTSKNAVKAVQVKARHAVSQNKRRYQEGGFDLDLTYITENIIAMGFPAGDMSSGFFGYVEGFYRNQMEEVINFLETQHKAKYKVYNLCSERLYDVSLFEGKVASFPFDDHNCPPIHLITSFCQSAYSWLKEDIENVVVVHCKAGMARTGLMICSLLLYLKFFPTAEECMDFYNQKRCVDGKGLVLPSQIRYVKYFERILTYFNGENQPGRRCMLRGFRLHRCPYWIRPSITISDHNGVLFTTKKHPRTKDLSPEDFWFSAPKKGVMVFALPGEPGLTELAGDFKIHFHDRQGDFYCWLNTTMMENRVILKTSELDAFDKRKLPSPGFMVEVVLADINATIPTNPSSETASTTPEETPAANASPVDGSASVPGPNKETENPDKDDVFSDNEGDSTGPTKTTSSASSQTPEAKRSADETSVLAKATEKVSLSGNKGSSQPVQGGTTVSKAEATEKPSGAGVNPSSSSESEFKVMAADASVFSFGDEDDFESD